From the genome of Deinococcus sp. AJ005, one region includes:
- a CDS encoding roadblock/LC7 domain-containing protein: MIATLLEVRGVRHTVLVSPAGEVVASAGMSEAQISSELGLVAAGRAVIGSLQSQMAADSWQEIVLDLDGGPVLLTPHGDQVLLTAFDEVANLGRVRFAVRKLLGLA; encoded by the coding sequence GTGATCGCCACACTGCTGGAAGTGCGCGGCGTGCGGCACACCGTACTGGTCAGCCCGGCAGGCGAGGTGGTCGCCAGCGCTGGAATGTCCGAGGCCCAGATAAGCAGCGAGCTGGGTCTGGTTGCGGCGGGCCGCGCCGTGATCGGCAGCCTGCAAAGCCAGATGGCCGCCGATTCGTGGCAGGAAATTGTGCTGGACTTGGATGGCGGCCCGGTGCTGTTGACCCCCCACGGCGATCAGGTGCTGCTGACCGCGTTCGATGAAGTGGCGAACCTGGGCCGCGTGCGCTTCGCTGTGCGGAAGCTGCTGGGATTGGCGTAA
- a CDS encoding roadblock/LC7 domain-containing protein, with the protein MKIDVLNNIPGVIASALVGPDGLPIESNGDGGEVLAAELASLRTSLDRMGRRLGSGEVTRLAFTSDRIEVVALAVGDFMMGAALARSSDTRAAQQALAKLAQEVDSLPRVDRS; encoded by the coding sequence ATGAAGATCGATGTTCTGAACAATATTCCCGGTGTGATCGCCAGCGCCCTGGTCGGCCCTGACGGCCTGCCCATCGAATCCAACGGTGACGGCGGCGAGGTGCTGGCCGCTGAGCTGGCCTCGCTCAGGACCAGTCTGGACCGCATGGGCCGCCGCCTGGGGTCCGGCGAGGTCACCCGGCTGGCCTTTACCAGTGACCGCATTGAGGTGGTGGCGCTGGCCGTGGGCGATTTCATGATGGGCGCGGCGCTGGCCCGCAGCAGCGACACCCGCGCCGCCCAGCAGGCCCTGGCCAAGCTGGCGCAGGAAGTCGACAGCTTGCCCCGCGTGGACCGCTCGTGA
- a CDS encoding roadblock/LC7 domain-containing protein, translating to MLALLTQLVKDVDGAWAAAIGGLDGLLIEGHSITDTDLNLLIAEHAGLLVAAGTAYTQTLNAGQPRELYLRGERLSVYLQPIRAEYFLLLALDARSNLGQARLYGREAARKLEQTL from the coding sequence ATGCTTGCTCTCCTCACCCAACTGGTCAAAGACGTGGACGGCGCGTGGGCGGCGGCTATTGGCGGGCTGGACGGCCTGCTGATCGAGGGCCACTCCATCACCGACACGGACCTGAACCTCTTGATCGCCGAACACGCCGGGCTGCTCGTGGCCGCAGGCACCGCCTATACCCAGACCCTGAACGCTGGGCAGCCCCGTGAACTGTACCTGCGCGGCGAACGCCTGAGCGTGTACCTGCAGCCCATCCGTGCCGAATACTTTCTGTTGCTGGCCCTGGACGCCCGTAGCAATCTGGGTCAGGCCCGCCTGTATGGCCGCGAGGCCGCCCGCAAGCTGGAGCAGACGCTGTGA
- a CDS encoding tyrosine-protein phosphatase: MLIPPDGALNFRRALPGLYRSGNLSFLSEQGRVEMLALNLSRILDLRTRAERHIDAPPFVGRAEYLNLSLLSHCVRELNEASLAGSNGVYNCAVLDYGANNIVSILGALLDAPPGPVLIHCHAGKDRTGLIAALCLELAGFSRDEIAADYVATGPELVDFYARGSLRRTPEHQRRDAPFIPTVVDDILRPLAHLNSTWSGVAPYLAAYGFSQAEQAALGRRLMKG; the protein is encoded by the coding sequence ATGCTAATCCCTCCCGACGGTGCGCTCAACTTCCGCCGCGCGCTGCCCGGTCTGTACCGTAGCGGCAATCTCAGCTTCCTCAGCGAGCAGGGGAGAGTTGAGATGCTGGCCCTGAACCTGAGCCGTATCCTCGATCTGCGAACGCGGGCAGAACGGCACATTGACGCGCCGCCATTTGTCGGACGGGCGGAATACCTGAATCTGTCGCTCTTGTCTCACTGTGTTCGCGAACTCAACGAGGCCAGTCTGGCAGGCAGCAATGGCGTCTATAACTGCGCTGTTCTGGATTACGGCGCGAACAACATTGTCAGCATCTTGGGCGCACTGCTGGACGCCCCGCCCGGCCCGGTGCTGATCCACTGCCACGCTGGAAAGGACCGCACCGGCCTGATCGCCGCGCTGTGCCTGGAATTGGCAGGCTTCAGCCGCGATGAGATTGCCGCCGATTATGTCGCCACTGGGCCGGAGCTGGTGGACTTTTATGCCAGAGGCAGTTTGCGCCGGACTCCCGAGCATCAGAGGCGGGATGCCCCATTCATCCCCACTGTTGTGGACGACATTCTGCGGCCCCTGGCGCATCTGAATTCAACCTGGAGCGGTGTCGCCCCGTATCTGGCGGCCTACGGTTTCTCTCAGGCCGAACAGGCGGCGCTGGGCCGCAGGCTGATGAAGGGCTGA
- the gyrA gene encoding DNA gyrase subunit A: MTGIHPVDITSEVKTNFITYAMNVIVDRALPDVRDGLKPVQRRIMYAMMLEGLYSNQKHAKSASVVGEVMKKYHPHGDSSIYDAMVRLGQWWNIRYPLVHPQGNFGSIDGDPPAAMRYTEARMTKVAEEVLADLEKETVDMKPNYDDTTVQPSVLPSAVPNLLINGATGIAVGMATNIPPHNLTEICNGLLAMVDKPEITLDEMMEYVQGPDFPTGGRISKMGIREAYATGHSGLKVRGKARIEEKNGRNQVIISEIPYQVNKTNLIQTISAMYKAGKIPDISALRDESDRKDPVRIVIELKRGAIPTLVLNQLYKYTQLQGTFTVINLSIVNGEPRVLPLVDTMRYFLDHRQDVVTRRTAYELKKAEERSHILEGLLKALDDIDEVIARIRASNTSAEARDALMQRFTLSEIQAQAILDMRLQRLVGLEREKIQGEFDELSVIIARLRSILGDEKLLWREIKKEIRDIRDKYGDERRSTISILEDDISKEDLIAVEDMVINMTKAGYLKRSNLTAYREQKRGGRGSSGGKLRDEDINTRVFVGSTHDFLLFFTDQGRVFHEKIYDLPEAGRDAKGTHIRNLLPSLRDNENIASVLSVKSFEEEGCFIFATRKGVVKKTLITDYGNITSAGLIAINLVNGDELIGVGIVQDADHVVLATRNGKAMRFQSGEVRDTGRATQGVIGIRLREGEDDAVVSMALVPGGDDTSELLSISELGLGKRTPVGDYPAKGRGGMGVITLDVTDKTGKLVTLARVAGDEELMVLTEKGTVIRTRVEEVRVTGRNAQGVKVINIGDKDSVISAFPIRREDEV; encoded by the coding sequence ATGACTGGAATTCATCCCGTTGACATCACCAGCGAAGTCAAGACCAACTTTATTACCTACGCCATGAACGTGATCGTGGACCGCGCGCTGCCCGACGTGCGCGACGGTCTCAAGCCCGTGCAGCGCCGGATCATGTACGCCATGATGCTGGAGGGGCTGTACAGCAACCAGAAGCACGCCAAGTCCGCGTCCGTGGTGGGCGAGGTCATGAAGAAGTACCATCCGCACGGCGACTCCAGCATCTATGACGCGATGGTGCGCCTGGGCCAGTGGTGGAACATCCGTTACCCGCTGGTGCATCCGCAGGGCAACTTCGGCAGCATTGACGGCGATCCCCCCGCCGCCATGCGTTACACCGAAGCGCGCATGACCAAGGTGGCCGAGGAAGTGCTGGCGGATTTAGAGAAAGAAACCGTCGACATGAAGCCTAACTACGACGACACCACCGTGCAGCCCTCGGTGCTGCCCTCGGCGGTGCCGAATCTGCTGATCAACGGTGCAACCGGGATCGCGGTAGGCATGGCGACCAACATCCCGCCGCACAACCTGACCGAGATCTGCAACGGCCTGCTGGCGATGGTGGACAAACCGGAGATCACCCTCGATGAGATGATGGAATACGTCCAGGGGCCGGATTTCCCCACCGGGGGCCGCATCAGCAAGATGGGCATCCGCGAGGCTTACGCCACCGGGCACTCGGGCCTGAAGGTGCGCGGCAAGGCCCGCATCGAGGAAAAGAACGGACGCAACCAGGTCATCATTTCCGAGATTCCGTATCAGGTGAACAAGACCAACCTGATCCAGACCATCTCGGCGATGTACAAGGCGGGCAAGATTCCTGATATCTCGGCCCTGCGCGACGAATCGGACCGTAAGGACCCGGTGCGGATCGTCATTGAACTCAAGCGCGGCGCGATTCCCACCCTCGTGCTGAACCAGCTTTACAAATACACGCAGCTTCAGGGCACCTTTACCGTCATCAACCTGAGCATCGTGAATGGCGAGCCACGCGTGCTGCCCCTGGTGGACACCATGCGTTACTTCCTGGATCACCGCCAGGACGTGGTGACGCGACGCACCGCCTATGAACTGAAGAAGGCCGAGGAACGTTCCCATATCCTGGAAGGGCTGCTCAAGGCGCTGGACGACATCGACGAGGTCATCGCCCGCATTCGCGCCAGCAACACCAGTGCTGAGGCCCGCGACGCGCTGATGCAGCGCTTCACCCTGTCCGAAATTCAGGCTCAGGCGATTCTGGACATGCGCCTGCAACGTCTGGTGGGCCTGGAGCGCGAGAAGATTCAGGGCGAGTTCGACGAGCTGAGCGTGATCATTGCCCGTCTGCGCTCCATCCTGGGCGACGAGAAGCTGCTGTGGCGCGAGATCAAGAAGGAAATCCGCGACATCCGCGACAAGTACGGCGACGAGCGGCGCAGCACGATTTCCATTCTGGAAGACGATATTTCCAAGGAAGACCTGATCGCCGTGGAAGATATGGTGATCAACATGACCAAGGCGGGCTACCTGAAGCGCAGCAACCTGACCGCCTACCGCGAGCAGAAGCGCGGCGGGCGCGGGTCTTCGGGCGGCAAACTGCGCGACGAGGACATCAACACCCGCGTTTTCGTGGGCAGCACGCACGACTTCCTGCTGTTCTTCACCGATCAGGGCCGCGTCTTCCACGAGAAGATCTATGACCTGCCGGAAGCGGGCCGCGACGCCAAGGGCACGCATATCCGTAACCTGCTCCCCAGCCTGCGCGACAACGAAAACATCGCCAGCGTGCTGAGCGTCAAGAGCTTTGAGGAAGAGGGCTGCTTCATCTTCGCCACCCGCAAGGGCGTGGTCAAAAAGACCCTGATCACCGATTACGGCAACATCACCTCTGCGGGCCTGATCGCCATCAACCTTGTGAACGGCGACGAGCTGATCGGGGTAGGCATCGTGCAGGACGCCGATCATGTGGTGCTGGCGACGCGCAACGGCAAGGCCATGCGCTTCCAGAGCGGCGAGGTCCGTGACACCGGACGCGCCACCCAGGGCGTCATCGGCATCCGCCTGCGTGAAGGCGAGGACGACGCCGTGGTGAGCATGGCCCTGGTCCCCGGTGGCGACGACACCAGCGAACTCCTCTCTATCAGCGAGTTGGGGCTGGGCAAGCGGACCCCGGTCGGCGATTACCCGGCCAAGGGGCGCGGCGGCATGGGCGTCATCACGCTGGACGTGACCGACAAGACCGGCAAGCTGGTCACACTGGCCCGCGTGGCCGGCGACGAGGAGCTGATGGTGCTGACAGAGAAGGGCACCGTGATCCGCACCCGCGTGGAGGAAGTGCGCGTCACCGGGCGCAATGCCCAGGGCGTCAAGGTCATCAACATCGGTGACAAGGACAGCGTGATCAGCGCCTTCCCGATCCGCCGCGAGGACGAGGTTTGA
- a CDS encoding helix-turn-helix domain-containing protein has protein sequence MTQTQHSTARTFVDTVTYRPGAVILYPGKSDMLYRVSSGLVRVHTMDDDGNGLTLRYVKPGEYFGEEALAGVNRAYFAEAVTDSSIDVINPALMSAEDNLVVTTHLVKTLERAYESIYRLVGKRLRARIAGELLELKDTALATQTENGDTMIYATHDELAAAVGSVRETVTKVVGELSREGVISAGYGKITLKNEKALATIAAA, from the coding sequence ATGACTCAGACCCAACACAGCACCGCCCGCACCTTCGTCGATACCGTGACCTACCGTCCCGGAGCCGTCATCCTCTACCCCGGAAAGAGCGACATGCTGTACCGCGTTTCCAGCGGTTTGGTGCGCGTGCATACCATGGACGACGACGGCAACGGTCTGACCCTGCGCTATGTCAAGCCCGGCGAATATTTTGGCGAGGAAGCCCTGGCCGGAGTGAACCGCGCCTACTTTGCCGAGGCCGTCACCGACAGCAGCATTGACGTGATCAACCCCGCCCTGATGAGCGCCGAGGATAATCTGGTGGTGACCACCCATCTGGTCAAGACCCTGGAACGCGCTTACGAGAGCATCTACCGGCTGGTGGGCAAGCGCCTGCGCGCCCGCATTGCTGGCGAGCTGCTGGAGCTGAAGGACACCGCCCTGGCCACCCAGACCGAGAACGGCGACACCATGATCTACGCCACCCACGACGAACTGGCCGCCGCTGTGGGCAGCGTGCGCGAAACCGTCACCAAGGTGGTCGGCGAGTTGAGCCGCGAAGGCGTGATCAGCGCGGGCTACGGAAAGATCACCCTCAAGAACGAGAAGGCACTGGCGACCATCGCCGCTGCGTAA
- the sdaAA gene encoding L-serine ammonia-lyase, iron-sulfur-dependent, subunit alpha — translation MTTLEALMNAPAPASAWVLERDCQETGLDPQDIRDEMARRIREMRDSIERGLNSSAKSITGMVGWNAKGLWDSPDALNAPLIRRVQAYAMAVNEENARMGRIVAAPTAGSAGTIPGALLGVADHLGIPDEKLVDPMILAAGVGKAISKRMFISGAAGGCQAEIGSSAAMAAAAVVELLGGTPRAAIQAASMALMNTIGLVCDPVGGYVEVPCVSRNAFFAVHAVSAAQLALAQLESFIPPDEVLGAMAAVGRMMPAELRETAEGGLAQTPTGLAVTARMEGRGEDGGTGMVELPMA, via the coding sequence ATGACCACGCTAGAAGCCCTGATGAACGCCCCCGCCCCTGCCTCGGCCTGGGTGCTGGAGCGCGACTGCCAGGAAACCGGGCTGGACCCCCAGGACATCCGCGACGAGATGGCCCGCCGCATCCGCGAGATGCGCGACAGCATTGAGCGCGGCCTGAACAGCAGCGCGAAAAGTATCACCGGTATGGTGGGCTGGAACGCCAAGGGCCTGTGGGATTCTCCTGACGCCCTGAACGCCCCACTGATTCGCCGCGTGCAGGCATACGCGATGGCCGTCAACGAGGAAAACGCTCGTATGGGCCGGATTGTCGCCGCGCCCACGGCGGGCAGCGCGGGGACCATTCCCGGCGCGTTGCTGGGCGTGGCCGATCATCTGGGCATCCCCGACGAAAAACTGGTGGACCCCATGATTCTGGCCGCTGGCGTGGGCAAGGCCATCAGCAAGCGCATGTTCATCTCCGGCGCGGCGGGCGGCTGTCAGGCCGAGATCGGCTCCAGTGCGGCGATGGCTGCCGCCGCCGTCGTGGAACTGCTGGGAGGGACGCCCCGCGCCGCCATTCAGGCCGCCAGCATGGCCCTGATGAACACCATCGGTCTGGTCTGCGATCCGGTGGGCGGCTACGTGGAAGTTCCGTGCGTCAGCCGCAACGCCTTCTTTGCCGTCCACGCCGTCAGCGCGGCGCAACTGGCGCTGGCACAACTAGAATCCTTCATTCCCCCCGACGAGGTGCTGGGCGCGATGGCCGCTGTGGGCCGCATGATGCCCGCCGAACTGCGCGAAACGGCGGAGGGTGGGCTGGCGCAAACGCCGACGGGACTGGCCGTAACTGCCCGTATGGAAGGCCGGGGTGAGGACGGCGGCACAGGTATGGTTGAGTTGCCGATGGCGTGA
- the hutH gene encoding histidine ammonia-lyase has translation MILDRSLSLEDFIGVVRGGEKVELSDAARERILRARAVIERIVESGAAVYGINTGFGKFASVRVGNDDLQQLQYNLIVSHAIGVGDALPAEVVRGMLLLRAVSLCQGHSGVRPEVVELLLHLLNAGAHPVVPAQGSVGASGDLAPLAHLALALIGLGEIEYGGEVRPAADVLAELNLIPLTLQAKEGLALINGTQLMGSLLGLALADARTLLGTANLAAAMTVEALYGSHQPFRADLVGLRPHPGAVAVAAELRHLLRDSEIAPSHAECGKVQDPYSLRAVPQVHGATHDALAQAARILDTEFASVTDNPLVFPETGEVVSGGNFHGQPLAVTADALKVAVAELGSISERRCEQLLNPALSGLPGFLAAHGGLNSGLMIAQYTAAALVSENKVLSHPASVDSIPTSANQEDHVSMGAHGARQLRQILGHVQTVISIELLCAAQALDFQQLRAGVGVQAAYERIREVVPSMEEDRYYRPDLLRLRELVVGGELLEVAG, from the coding sequence ATGATCCTTGACCGCAGTTTGTCGCTGGAAGATTTTATTGGTGTGGTGCGCGGCGGCGAGAAAGTGGAGCTGTCGGACGCCGCCAGGGAACGCATCCTCAGGGCACGCGCCGTCATCGAGCGTATCGTGGAGAGCGGCGCGGCGGTCTATGGCATCAACACCGGCTTTGGCAAGTTTGCCAGCGTGCGGGTAGGTAACGATGACCTCCAGCAGCTTCAGTACAACCTGATCGTGTCCCATGCTATTGGTGTGGGCGATGCCCTACCTGCCGAGGTGGTGCGCGGTATGCTGCTGTTGCGCGCTGTCTCGCTGTGCCAGGGCCATTCGGGTGTGCGCCCGGAAGTCGTGGAACTGCTGCTACACCTGCTGAACGCCGGGGCGCATCCGGTGGTTCCTGCACAGGGCAGCGTGGGCGCGTCGGGCGATCTTGCGCCGCTGGCGCACCTGGCGCTGGCTTTAATTGGTCTGGGCGAGATTGAATACGGGGGAGAAGTTCGCCCCGCTGCCGACGTGCTGGCCGAACTGAATCTCATCCCGCTGACCTTGCAGGCGAAAGAAGGTCTGGCCCTGATCAACGGCACGCAACTGATGGGCAGCCTGCTGGGTCTGGCCCTTGCGGACGCCCGTACACTGCTGGGAACGGCCAATCTGGCAGCGGCGATGACGGTGGAAGCCCTCTACGGCTCGCATCAGCCGTTCCGCGCCGATCTGGTGGGCCTGCGTCCGCATCCCGGCGCGGTGGCCGTGGCTGCCGAGTTGCGCCACCTCCTGCGCGATTCCGAAATTGCCCCCAGTCACGCCGAATGCGGCAAGGTGCAGGACCCGTACTCGTTGCGGGCCGTGCCCCAGGTCCACGGCGCAACCCATGATGCGCTTGCCCAGGCCGCCCGCATTCTGGACACCGAATTTGCCTCCGTGACCGACAATCCGCTGGTCTTTCCAGAGACGGGCGAAGTCGTCTCCGGTGGCAATTTCCACGGGCAGCCGCTGGCCGTCACTGCCGATGCCCTTAAGGTGGCCGTGGCCGAACTGGGCAGCATCAGCGAACGCCGCTGCGAGCAACTCCTCAACCCGGCCCTGAGCGGTCTGCCGGGCTTTCTGGCGGCGCACGGGGGCCTCAACAGCGGCCTGATGATCGCGCAGTACACGGCGGCGGCGCTGGTCAGCGAGAACAAGGTTTTATCGCACCCCGCCAGCGTGGATAGCATTCCTACCAGTGCCAATCAGGAGGACCACGTCAGTATGGGCGCGCACGGCGCACGCCAGTTGCGCCAGATTCTGGGGCATGTCCAGACGGTGATCAGCATTGAACTGCTGTGCGCCGCGCAGGCGCTGGATTTCCAGCAGCTCCGCGCAGGCGTGGGCGTGCAGGCCGCTTACGAACGTATCCGCGAGGTGGTCCCTTCTATGGAAGAAGACCGCTATTACCGTCCCGATCTGCTGCGCTTGCGGGAGCTGGTGGTGGGCGGCGAGCTGTTAGAAGTGGCCGGATAA
- the hutI gene encoding imidazolonepropionase has translation MTETLFTGISQLVTPAPGPQRGAAMRELTVVENAALLVRDGQIAWVGPVREAPSRSDKHDLGGVAVVPGLIDPHTHAVWAGNRLADFEARVAGVPYETILAAGGGIRSSIAATAAATVDQLVALARPRLVALRQSGATTIEVKSGYGMDFDAEVRMLRAVQVLSREFDLSPTLLIHVPPTENREDYVRGVCDTLIPQVAAESLAIAVDVFCEAEAFSVEETRQIFVAAQAHGLKVKLHADQFHAIGGTELACQMNALSVDHLEASGPAQIAALAASSTVATILPGVTLHLGLLAAPGRALIDAGAAVALGTDLNPGSSPLFSVQMALALAVRLNGLIPAEALTAATVNAAAALGLSDRGSLSAGMRADFLALHGPDWRELPYTLGANPVRDVFVKGVKR, from the coding sequence ATGACTGAGACACTGTTTACTGGTATTTCTCAGCTCGTCACTCCCGCCCCCGGTCCCCAGCGCGGCGCGGCTATGCGCGAATTAACGGTGGTTGAAAACGCCGCCCTGCTCGTCCGTGATGGCCAGATTGCCTGGGTTGGGCCAGTGAGGGAGGCTCCCTCTCGTTCTGATAAACATGATCTGGGCGGCGTCGCTGTGGTTCCGGGCCTGATTGACCCCCACACCCATGCCGTCTGGGCCGGAAACCGACTGGCCGATTTTGAGGCGCGGGTGGCGGGCGTTCCCTACGAAACCATTCTGGCAGCGGGTGGCGGCATCCGCTCCAGCATCGCGGCCACGGCGGCGGCAACGGTGGACCAACTGGTGGCGCTGGCCCGCCCGCGCCTCGTGGCCCTGCGGCAATCCGGCGCGACGACAATTGAGGTCAAGAGCGGGTACGGCATGGACTTTGACGCCGAGGTGCGGATGCTGCGGGCGGTTCAGGTGTTAAGTCGTGAGTTTGATTTATCGCCCACCCTCCTGATTCATGTCCCGCCCACCGAGAACCGCGAGGATTACGTGCGCGGCGTTTGCGACACGCTGATTCCCCAAGTTGCCGCCGAATCGCTCGCCATTGCCGTAGACGTGTTCTGCGAGGCCGAGGCGTTCTCAGTGGAGGAGACCCGGCAAATCTTTGTTGCTGCTCAGGCTCACGGCTTGAAAGTTAAGCTCCACGCTGATCAATTTCACGCCATTGGCGGTACGGAGTTGGCCTGCCAGATGAACGCCCTGAGCGTGGATCATCTGGAGGCCAGTGGCCCGGCGCAGATCGCGGCGCTGGCCGCGTCCAGCACGGTGGCAACCATTCTGCCCGGCGTGACCCTGCATCTGGGCCTTCTCGCAGCACCGGGACGCGCTCTGATTGACGCGGGCGCGGCGGTGGCGCTGGGAACGGACCTCAATCCCGGCAGTTCTCCGCTGTTCAGCGTACAGATGGCCCTTGCTCTGGCCGTCCGCCTGAACGGCCTGATTCCCGCCGAGGCGCTGACCGCCGCCACCGTCAACGCTGCCGCCGCATTGGGTCTGTCTGACCGGGGCAGCCTGAGCGCCGGAATGCGCGCCGATTTCCTGGCCCTGCACGGCCCCGACTGGCGCGAGTTGCCGTATACGCTGGGCGCGAACCCAGTGCGAGATGTATTTGTGAAAGGAGTGAAACGATGA
- the speB gene encoding agmatinase, whose amino-acid sequence MTPTHLPYAGIPTFARAPIVQPDSDWTADVAVLGIPYDIALGFRPGARFAPRAMREASLRYVPPFTGLDGVTRLQDVNFVDAGDVVLPSLEPELARERITAAARQVRSRCRFPVFLGGDHSVSYPLLRAFNDQPELHVIQLDAHLDFTDTRNDTRYSNSSPFRRAAEELPNLVHITTIGLRGLRHDPEAVAAARARGHTLVPMEEVEARCTQIVEALSPGRPVYLSVDVDAFDPAVLPGTSSPEPDGFSYALALRVIAALARRHQILALDVVELAPNLDPTGRSELIAARLILETLCEVFHD is encoded by the coding sequence ATGACCCCCACCCACCTTCCCTACGCTGGAATCCCCACCTTCGCCCGCGCCCCCATTGTTCAGCCGGACAGCGACTGGACCGCAGACGTGGCCGTGCTGGGCATTCCCTACGACATCGCTTTAGGCTTCCGCCCCGGCGCACGCTTCGCGCCGCGTGCCATGCGGGAGGCGTCGTTGCGTTACGTGCCGCCCTTTACCGGACTGGACGGCGTGACCCGCTTGCAGGACGTGAACTTCGTGGATGCCGGGGATGTGGTGCTGCCCTCGCTGGAGCCGGAGCTGGCGCGGGAACGCATCACGGCGGCGGCGCGGCAAGTCAGATCGCGCTGCCGATTTCCCGTCTTTCTGGGCGGCGATCACAGCGTTTCGTATCCGCTCCTCCGCGCCTTTAACGATCAGCCTGAATTGCACGTCATCCAACTGGACGCGCATCTGGACTTCACCGACACACGCAACGACACACGCTACAGCAACTCCAGCCCCTTCCGCCGTGCCGCCGAGGAACTGCCCAATCTCGTCCACATCACCACCATCGGCCTGCGCGGGCTGCGCCATGACCCGGAAGCGGTGGCGGCAGCGCGGGCGCGTGGGCATACGCTGGTGCCGATGGAGGAGGTGGAGGCCCGCTGCACGCAGATTGTGGAGGCGCTGTCCCCAGGCCGCCCCGTTTACCTGAGCGTGGATGTGGACGCCTTTGACCCCGCCGTGCTGCCGGGCACCAGCAGCCCGGAGCCGGACGGCTTCTCGTATGCGCTGGCCTTGCGCGTGATCGCGGCCCTGGCCCGCCGTCACCAGATTCTCGCGCTGGACGTGGTGGAACTGGCCCCCAACCTTGACCCCACTGGACGCAGTGAGCTGATCGCCGCACGGCTGATCCTGGAAACGTTGTGCGAGGTTTTTCATGACTGA